A window of Eubalaena glacialis isolate mEubGla1 chromosome 11, mEubGla1.1.hap2.+ XY, whole genome shotgun sequence genomic DNA:
GGAAACTGTAAAGAATAAGACCTTTGCTGACCCTGAAATCTTATGAAATTAGCATACCACTGCAAGAAGCAGAAACTCAGACTGTAAACTTGTCCATCCTTCCATTCCCTGAATAGTTGCAATGCCAGCTTATCAAGGGAGGTTGCAGTGTTTGTCGTAGAGATCACATGCCACAGATTTCAGCTCAgattttgaggaagaaaaacaaattgaatCGATCCATTGTCTTTACCATCGAGTTAGGTATTATTTTCTTGTCTTAAACTTGTCACAAACTTTTGTCTCAGAGAAAATATAGGTGAAGAATGTAGGCGATCATCAGTACACCAAatataaaggaacaaaatactGTGTTTAACAGGTATATGTAGGTCAGATATCATTATCTATAATATTTCTCTTTAAGAAATTTATTGGCACTGATGTCGGTGAATCATTTTCCTATCAAGgtacatttttaataaacatgAAGTAGATACacataaaaagagataaaagaaacagaaatgataaaCCTCGGAAAAATAAAGGACAGATTTTATTCACAAGACAAATATATTGGCTTTTCCTGTGGGAAAAAAGTCATTAAGCAATTTATTAAAGATATGTCATCAAAAGTGAGATATTTTCAATGATTTTGTAAAAGAACATGACAGAGTGCACTGGTTATTAAAAGCTGTTTTACTGCTAGCTTTTATTGTTCAACAGGAGGTGTTCTGAGGCATGTTTATCCCCCTGATGGATTCCTGCTGGTTTGAACATTCAATTCACTATGAGAAATGGCATCGCAGATACAAGGAGACACACTTGATTTTATCAGTATGACAGttttagcattttatttatttatttttcattaggtGATTCTCTAAagcatatttccttttttaaaatttttattaaaatacagttgatttaatCTTAGCATTTTAAATTGCACTTCTTACCTAAAAAATATTATTGGACATCTTGTAAGGTTAAAATCTTACTGGTTTTATTTTAACATTGTGGTACTATTTATCCTTCAATGCAACATACAATTTAATCTTAACCAACCGTACATAATactttttcaccaaaaaaaaaaaaaaaaaaatagaaacagaaaaatctctaTTCTCTCCCAAAGGGGATTTAAAAGATGACTAATAATGTGTCTAATTCTttgcatttcctttcctttcctttcataaGTTCAGTGTCTCACCTTGTCATCAGAACCAAAAACACCTGATTGTAATGAATATTCTCCAGTGTATCCAAATAGCATTTAACATTCTCCTTCCAGGCTGGCTCACTTTCCCTTTCATGTGGATGACTTTCTAACATGAGTCAGAAAATAAACCAACATATTTCCTCTTGTAATTCAGCCTCACTCCCTCTGTAGCAGAACAAATGAGCAGTTAAACACTTTCATCTCTTGAGGTTGTTTAGCATGACAGGTGTTCATAAAAGGATGAGTCTTGCACAATATAATGTTTGGAAGTAAGTTCtttcataaaataaacaacatacaCAATATGGCACATGAATGACCTCTTAAGCCGTGAAAATGAAACATCTGGGCATATTCATCATTACGCTGCTCCCTGAAGCATGTATAATTAGAAATCAGTGTTGTATCCGTGCCCcttctctggggtctcttcttATTCtttaccatgtttttggattatTCAGTATTAGCTCATGTGTAGCTAGTGCAAAAAGCAATCATTGCTTTTCATGAATCCTTTTAGCAACAGAAGAGGTAAGAAAGGCAATTTTCACACTCCATTTAAAAGTTAATTAGAAGAATCAACtatgtttcaatttaaaaaatataaaaaatcccTGATTATGAacctgaatagaaaaaaatcacctgCGTGTGCTTGCCGACCATTCACAGTGTCCCGCCAAAGTGCAGTACTTGACTTAGTattcagatatttaaatatttggtcTCTCATTGTGTGTGGCATCAATACACAGCTAATACTTTGACAGATggtctctcatctataaaattagaaaagtttGAAATTGGGGTGTAGGGCAAACACAAGACTAAGACTGTTTCTATTAAGAAGCCACAGCAGTGTAGGATATgtagttaaatgaataaattagtgaTAAGAATAACCAAATGTGGTGCTTCTCAATCAGGGGAGATAAATCAGAATTATCTGCAAGCTTTTCAAAAGTTTTATCCAGGTCCACCCTAAACTACCAAATCAGGGTTTACACTGAGGTAAGGAAGAGAAGTGCAGTTTGAAAAAGCTTCCCAAGAAAACCCTGACACTTGTTGGCCCCTTCCCTGTGCTTCTTTCGGAGACTAGGCCAGAATTAAGAGAATTCATGTTCTTATTAATTATGTAATCTTGACACAGTCACTTATCTATCCCTACCTCACATCCTTCCTTTAATAACTTCAGTATTCTCTAGATCACTTAGAGAACAAAATGAGACAATCAGTAAGAAAACATGTTTCATTCCAAatggcacatttttttttaattaaaaatactagtATTTTTGAATGATGTGCTTTGTACCACTCTTTAGCACTGTGCTTTCTCTATATAAGGTACACAATCAGTGTTTGTTAGGGAGTACGACTTTAAAGGTTGTAAACAATAAAAAGTTCACTTATTACTCAGTACTTCCCATATGACTCAAGTCACTTAAACACAGATAGGCAATAAATAATAGACATCAACCTGGAAGAAAATTTCACAAAGTAAAATAAgcccataaatataaatatgtctaGGTATTATTTTAATGCTTTCACATAAACAGGCCCATCATTACATGATTTGAAAACATTAATAGAAGTGTATCCCAGAAGCCTGGGGGTAGATGCAtgcggagagagagagagagggagagaatgaacAAGTGCTTGTGTTTAGAACTGGGCATTTGATACATTAAGTTGGATAGTCTTTCTAAAAGCCTTTTATAACCTTtggacatgggacttccctggtggcacagtggttaagaatctgcctgccaatgcaggggacatgggtttgacccctggtctgggaagatgccacgtgccatggagcaacaaagcctgtgtgccacaactactgagtctgcgctctagagcccgtgctctgcaacaagagaagccaccgcaatgagaagccctcgcaccgcaacaaagagtagcccccgctcgccgcaattagagaaagcccgcgtgcagcaacaaagacccaatgcagccaaagataataaataaataaataattttaaaaaaatagcctttggacattgacaaatgaatggataaagaagatgtagtgtgtatatatctatatctatatatagatagatatatacatacaatggaatattactcggccataaaaagaatgaaataatgccatttgcagcaacatggatggacctagagattatcatactaaatgaagtaaatcagacagagaaagacaaatatcatatgatattgcttatatgtggaatctttaaaaatgatagaaatgaacttatttacaaaacagaaatagagtcacagacatagaaaacaaacttctggttaccaaaggggaaagggtgagggagggataaataaggagtttgggattaacatatacacactactatatacaaaatggataaccaacaaggacctactgtatagcacagggaactatactcaatatcttataataacctgtaatggaaagaatctgaaaaagaatatgtatgtgtgtgtgtgtatatatatatatatatacacacatatatatatatttttctttttttactttgctgcacacctgaaacaactaacacaacactgtaaagcaactatactttaataaaatttttttaaaaaatagtcttcgGAGGAAGAAAACGCAAAATTCAACTTAGCCTGTTATTTCGTGTTTCAAAATCTGATCCAATGGCATTGTTTTCTGGTCTCATTTcttacaggtctttcacctctgcTTTCCTCTTCTCCATTGAAGTTCAAGTGACAATTGGGTTTGGCGGGAGAATGATGACAGAGGAATGTCCTCTGGCCATCACAGTCCTGATTCTCCAGAACATTGTGGGTTTGATCATCAATGCAGTCATGTTGGGCTGCATATTCATGAAAACAGCCCAGGCTCACAGAAGGGCGGAAACCTTGATTTTCAGCCGGCATGCGGTGATCGCAGTCCGAAACGGCAAACTGTGTTTCATGTTCCGCGTGGGCGACCTAAGGAAAAGCATGATCATTAGTGCCTCGGTGCGCATCCAGGTGGTCAAGAAAACCACGACACCCGAAGGGGAGGTGGTGCCTATTCACCAACTAGACATTCCCGTTGATAACCCTCTTGAGAGTAATAACATTTTTCTGGTGGCCCCTTTGATCATCTGTCACGTGATTGACAAGCGCAGCCCCTTGTATGATATCTCCGCCACCGACCTCGCCAACCAAGACCTGGAGGTCATCGTGATTCTGGAAGGAGTGGTCGAAACTACTGGCATTACCACCCAAGCGAGAACCTCTTACATCGCTGAGGAGATCCAATGGGGCCATCGCTTCGTGTCCATCGTAACCGAGGAGGAAGGCGTGTATTCCGTGGATTACTCCAAATTTGGCAACACCGTGAAAGTAGCGGCTCCGAGGTGCAGCGCCCGAGAGCTGGACGAAAAGCCTTCCATTCTTATCCAAACCCTCCAGAAGAGTGAACTGTCCCACCAGAATTCTCTGAGGAAGCGCAATTCCATGAGAAGAAACAATTCCATGAGGAGGAATAATTCCATCCGCCGGAACAATTCATCCCTCATGGTGCCCAAGGTGCAATTTATGACTCCAGAAGGAAATCAGAACACGTCGGAATCCTGACAACAACACAACCCCCAGAAAGTCTTTGATAAGATGTTGAAGAGTTTCTACAGGGCACAGACTGAAACAGAGCTGGAACACAATAAtttgtccttctttatcttaatGCACTAAATGATATGCATATTCCAACAGCAGCACTTTCTGTGTCAATAAACAGTAACACACAAGGTGGAGGGTTCTTGGCTCACTTGTTTCATCCATGCAGTATTCGCAGAGATAAGCTTAAGTTATGGAGGGGAAATGCTCTCATTTCTCTCAGTTTGAAACCCAAGAATTACATTAATAGTAATAGACCTTGAATATGAAAGTGGACCAAGGAATGATGCTGTATGGAATACTTAGCGGGTGACACCACAGTTGTCTCTGTTTCTATTGTTCACTCTGGAAATGTGATAGAATGGGCAGGGGGTCCCAAaattgtgtttttcctttctctcttcctctctttctttttttttttttttaactgcaccaGTAAAGAAGCCTGAGACAAAAActgcttagttttgtttttttctgttttgttctgttgtttattttttgtttattttttaaatattgaattttattttttctcaaattgtATAG
This region includes:
- the KCNJ8 gene encoding ATP-sensitive inward rectifier potassium channel 8, with the protein product MLARKSIIPEEYVLARIAAENLRKPRIRDRLPKARFIAKSGACNLAHKNIREQGRFLQDIFTTLVDLKWRHTLVIFTMSFLCSWLLFAIMWWLVAFAHGDIYAYMEKSGMEKSGLESTVCVTNVRSFTSAFLFSIEVQVTIGFGGRMMTEECPLAITVLILQNIVGLIINAVMLGCIFMKTAQAHRRAETLIFSRHAVIAVRNGKLCFMFRVGDLRKSMIISASVRIQVVKKTTTPEGEVVPIHQLDIPVDNPLESNNIFLVAPLIICHVIDKRSPLYDISATDLANQDLEVIVILEGVVETTGITTQARTSYIAEEIQWGHRFVSIVTEEEGVYSVDYSKFGNTVKVAAPRCSARELDEKPSILIQTLQKSELSHQNSLRKRNSMRRNNSMRRNNSIRRNNSSLMVPKVQFMTPEGNQNTSES